The Coffea eugenioides isolate CCC68of chromosome 8, Ceug_1.0, whole genome shotgun sequence genome has a segment encoding these proteins:
- the LOC113780102 gene encoding uncharacterized protein LOC113780102: MAPYEALYGRKCRSPICWDEVCEQKILDPTAVPWIEEGQEKVKLIRQRIQTAQSRQKSYKDNRRKDLEFAVGDQVFLKITPLKASLITGKGKKLQPKFVGPYKILQRVGNVAYRLELPPSLSRIHNIFHVLMLKKYHPDPSHVLQPENIGIDEALTYEEKSIKLLDHKMKGLRNKRIPLVKILWRNHGLEEATWEVEEEIREKYPDLFPN, from the coding sequence atggctccatatgaagcgcTTTATGGCCGGAAGTGTAGatctccaatttgttgggatgaagtatgTGAACAAAAGATTTTAGACCCCACTGcagtgccttggattgaggagggACAAGAAAAAGTGAAGTTGATTCGTCAGAGGATCCAAACCGCACAGAGTCGTCAGAAGAGCTATAAAGACAATCGAAGGAAGGATttagaatttgcggttggagaCCAAGTTTTTCTTAAGATTACTCCTCTGAAAGCGAGTTTAATTACaggtaaaggaaagaagttgCAACCTAAATTTGTAGGGCCATATAAGATTCTTCAACGTGTAGGAAATGTGGCCTATAGGTTGGAATTGCCACCAAGTTTATCTCGGATTCACAATATTTTTCATGTATTgatgctcaagaaatatcatccagatcCGTCTCATGTTCtacaaccggagaatattgGGATTGACGAAGcactgacctatgaggagaaatcgATAAAGCTTCTAGATCATAAGATGAAAGGACTGAGGAATAAGCGAATCCCGTTGGTGAAAATTCTTTGGAGAAACCATGGattagaggaagcaacttgggaagtagaagaagaaattcGAGAAAAATATCCAGATCTATTTCCAAattaa